The following are from one region of the Halarcobacter sp. genome:
- a CDS encoding transporter substrate-binding domain-containing protein, with translation MFRIILFLTTFFIILLKAEDSLIIVYEERIPYVKKDSNSIKGLVATPTIEALKYSGIKYQLKEKPSKRHLYEIKANINKMCAIGWFRNMQREKFAKFSYPLYQDKPLGIISRTENENILKNISIDNLLKNKNLSLLTKASYSYGTFLDEKIEKFKTKNKIVYTDNKKMISMIAAKRADYIFISEEEAKVLLDDSLNKSLKFFRIKNIPKGNKRYLICSKNVKDNTLKRINKYIKPLK, from the coding sequence ATGTTTAGAATAATTCTGTTTTTAACAACTTTTTTTATAATATTACTCAAAGCAGAAGATTCTCTAATCATTGTATATGAAGAGCGTATACCTTATGTAAAAAAAGATTCAAACTCAATAAAAGGCTTAGTTGCTACACCTACAATAGAAGCTTTAAAATACTCCGGAATAAAATATCAATTAAAAGAAAAACCATCCAAAAGACACCTTTATGAAATAAAAGCAAATATAAATAAAATGTGTGCAATTGGCTGGTTTAGAAATATGCAAAGAGAAAAATTTGCAAAGTTCTCTTATCCTTTGTATCAAGATAAACCCTTGGGAATCATCTCAAGAACTGAAAATGAAAATATACTAAAAAATATTTCTATTGATAATTTATTAAAAAACAAAAACTTAAGCTTACTTACCAAAGCTTCTTACTCCTATGGTACATTTTTAGATGAAAAAATAGAAAAGTTCAAGACAAAAAATAAAATAGTTTATACAGATAATAAAAAAATGATTTCAATGATTGCAGCAAAAAGAGCTGATTATATTTTTATTTCAGAAGAGGAAGCAAAAGTTTTATTAGATGATTCACTAAATAAAAGTCTTAAATTTTTTAGGATAAAAAATATCCCAAAAGGAAATAAACGATATCTAATCTGTTCAAAAAATGTTAAAGATAATACTTTAAAACGTATCAATAAATATATAAAGCCTCTTAAATGA
- a CDS encoding response regulator — translation MKFLVVDDSNIARKRLNSYLNELNYIVLGEAIDGLDAIDKFILLKPSIVTLDSEMPNLNGIDTAKRLLEINPNVKIMLITSIIDKKEIINAYRIGIKKVITKPFSMEKLKESIEEIKG, via the coding sequence ATGAAATTTTTAGTTGTTGATGATTCTAATATTGCAAGGAAAAGATTAAATTCATACCTAAATGAATTAAATTATATAGTTTTAGGAGAAGCAATTGATGGATTAGATGCTATAGATAAATTTATTTTATTAAAGCCTTCTATTGTCACACTAGATTCAGAAATGCCAAATTTAAATGGAATAGATACTGCAAAGAGATTACTTGAAATAAACCCTAATGTAAAAATTATGTTAATAACTTCTATTATAGATAAAAAAGAGATTATTAATGCATATAGAATAGGGATAAAAAAAGTTATTACAAAACCCTTTTCAATGGAAAAATTAAAAGAATCTATTGAAGAGATAAAAGGTTAA
- a CDS encoding phosphotransferase, with the protein MNIKELEKLSLFTNENLESIEKLPIQGFCNINYKLTTNKANYLIRVFKDNSSVNISRDFEFFIQKKASQINIASKPLYMNKSFMITEFLKGEHKETLKKTELKNLLKTIKKLHKIKVNQRPYKIEKDLSNYKKILKDKESKTTILETKKILKKIKRYDNYLVTTHHDLNPKNIIFFNSKIRFIDWEYAGVNSVFFDLATVCVEFGVEKKLLKYVLKSYFKKVKKEYKFLLTNYIKIYTNICKLWFKSLQ; encoded by the coding sequence ATGAACATCAAAGAGCTTGAAAAACTTTCATTATTCACAAATGAAAACCTTGAAAGTATTGAAAAACTTCCTATTCAAGGCTTTTGCAATATAAATTATAAACTTACAACAAATAAAGCTAACTATTTAATAAGAGTATTTAAAGATAATAGTAGTGTAAATATTAGTAGAGACTTTGAGTTTTTTATTCAAAAAAAAGCTTCTCAAATAAATATTGCTTCAAAACCTTTATATATGAATAAAAGTTTTATGATTACTGAGTTTTTAAAAGGAGAGCATAAAGAAACTCTAAAAAAAACTGAACTAAAAAACCTTTTAAAAACTATAAAAAAGCTACATAAAATAAAAGTAAATCAAAGACCATATAAGATTGAAAAAGATTTATCTAACTATAAAAAAATATTAAAAGACAAAGAATCAAAAACTACTATTTTAGAAACTAAAAAAATATTAAAAAAAATAAAAAGATACGATAACTATCTTGTTACAACACACCATGATTTAAATCCCAAAAACATCATATTTTTTAACTCAAAAATCAGATTTATAGATTGGGAATATGCTGGAGTAAATAGTGTATTTTTTGATTTGGCAACTGTTTGTGTAGAGTTTGGTGTTGAGAAAAAGCTACTAAAATATGTATTAAAAAGCTATTTTAAAAAAGTGAAAAAAGAGTATAAATTTTTATTAACTAATTATATAAAAATCTATACAAACATTTGTAAACTTTGGTTTAAAAGTTTACAATAA
- a CDS encoding DUF1987 domain-containing protein: MENLIIKETKYTPSIKLDVEKGLIELIGKSYPENTFEFYKPMLEWVEEYFENNGDKKTIVNMEIIYFNSSSSKLFFDFFDLLEEAHNNDKSIEINWIYDEENESALEAGEDFKEDFVGLNFNLIEK, from the coding sequence ATGGAAAATTTAATAATCAAGGAAACAAAATATACTCCTTCTATAAAACTTGATGTTGAAAAAGGCTTGATTGAACTTATTGGGAAGTCTTATCCTGAAAATACATTTGAGTTTTATAAACCAATGTTAGAGTGGGTTGAAGAATATTTTGAAAATAATGGGGATAAAAAAACTATAGTAAATATGGAGATAATTTACTTTAATTCAAGTAGTTCTAAACTATTTTTTGATTTTTTTGACCTTTTAGAAGAAGCACATAATAATGACAAGTCTATTGAAATAAATTGGATTTATGATGAAGAAAATGAAAGTGCTTTAGAAGCTGGTGAAGATTTTAAAGAGGATTTCGTAGGTTTAAATTTTAATTTAATTGAAAAATAA
- the pnuC gene encoding nicotinamide riboside transporter PnuC, producing the protein MTTWEAIAMILAIAYLLLAIKQSLWCWVAAFFSTLIYSIIFFDVSLLMDSALNIYYLVMAVYGWYVWKYGNNIKTKELEISSYGLSKNIKIITVLAGISTILGFFMDNYTNADFAYIDSFTTVFAIFSTYMLAQKIIENWIYWIVIDSVSIYIYIQKGLNLTAILFLIYTILAIVAYKKWKSDYEHQRA; encoded by the coding sequence ATGACAACATGGGAAGCTATAGCTATGATTTTAGCTATAGCTTATTTACTTTTAGCCATTAAACAAAGTTTATGGTGTTGGGTTGCTGCATTTTTCTCTACATTGATTTATTCGATAATATTTTTTGATGTTTCATTACTAATGGATAGTGCTTTAAATATCTATTACTTAGTAATGGCTGTATATGGTTGGTATGTATGGAAGTATGGAAATAATATCAAAACAAAAGAGCTAGAAATCTCTTCTTATGGATTATCTAAAAATATAAAAATCATAACAGTTTTAGCTGGTATCTCTACTATTTTAGGCTTTTTTATGGATAACTATACAAATGCTGATTTTGCATATATTGATTCTTTTACAACTGTATTTGCAATATTTTCAACTTATATGCTAGCCCAAAAGATTATAGAAAACTGGATTTATTGGATTGTTATTGATAGTGTTTCAATTTATATTTATATTCAAAAAGGATTAAATCTAACAGCTATTTTGTTTTTAATATATACTATTTTAGCAATTGTTGCTTATAAAAAATGGAAAAGTGACTATGAACATCAAAGAGCTTGA
- a CDS encoding transporter substrate-binding domain-containing protein: MIFKIFLTIFLFVTSSFAVITNKDIANQIANPFYVLDENEVINILKNHMDKNEQINYITLYDSLTNKRFLFLYKNREHEIIQENFDEVYLQIECKKEKYEITYKDELIGRMEVCSKKQKVSIELTKEEKEWLNKHPTVKVHNEYDWAPFNFNKNGFPLGYSIDYINLLSKIAGFKIEFVTGTWDESLNRAYNKEIDIMMNIARTKDREEKLSYVNVYARNVSSILTKDNRKDIIDIESLFGKKVSVIKGFVYEKYLKNKYPKIEIITYDDTLSTIKAVVYGEVDATLGKTAILNNIMHENVIKGLKYTADVKADDPEMENLYIAVRNDAPQLHSIITKAMRKVSIQDIDKLKLKWFDEKRKINFSKKEYNWLDKKTVIKYSEVNWKPLSIIENGSMSGIMGDYLNIVSEVSGIEFKFVPSSSWPDVLDKFKKGEIDLVPGIGDSKEEILLGLVSNRYASYPMVIVTNENIDYVESLDKIKDKVFAIPKYFTSYNYIKALYPDIKIIETRSIFEALLKVSNHEADVFIGHIAPALYNISKIGKDNLKLAGQTGKDFNHHYLINPKMPELLSIVNKVFKTISEKDREKIYNGWVKVKVEENKGFSLKKVLSYVLPIIIIILIIIAIIVYWNKKLRQLVDKKTADIKNQKEQLENTLTSLDKNVIFSNTDKKGNITKVSTAFCNTSGYTIEELIGQSHNIIRHPDMSQKIFKHLWKNLKNEKIWEGEIKNKRKDGSVYWLFSKIEPDYDKNSKLIGYKAISQDITNKKIVEDLSKNLELKVEERTIDLENAKKEIELIHQQTQDSIEYASLIQHALIPENSSFKKFFIDYFAIWKPKDIVGGDIYLFEELRDEDECILMVIDCTGHGVPGAFVTMLVKAIERQIISNIKNTDEIVNPAKILSIFNKSMKHLLKQEDETSISNAGFDGGILYYNKKNNIMKFAGAETSLFYEEDGVFTVLKGDRQSIGYKKSDKNYQFTEHTIELNKGMQFYISTDGYIDQNGGKKGFPFGKRRFKKLLEENYKLPFADQQEILLYEMMEYQGDFERNDDMALIGFKI; encoded by the coding sequence ATGATATTCAAAATATTTCTTACAATATTTCTATTTGTTACTAGCTCCTTTGCTGTAATTACAAATAAAGATATAGCTAATCAAATTGCCAATCCCTTTTATGTTTTAGATGAAAATGAAGTAATTAATATTTTAAAAAATCATATGGACAAAAATGAACAAATCAACTATATCACTTTATATGATTCTTTGACAAACAAAAGATTCTTGTTTTTATATAAAAATAGAGAACATGAAATAATACAAGAAAATTTTGATGAAGTGTATCTTCAAATAGAGTGTAAAAAAGAGAAATATGAAATCACCTATAAAGATGAGCTTATTGGTAGAATGGAAGTTTGTTCAAAAAAACAAAAGGTTAGTATAGAGTTAACAAAAGAGGAAAAAGAATGGCTAAATAAACATCCTACTGTTAAAGTTCACAATGAATATGATTGGGCACCTTTTAACTTCAATAAAAATGGTTTTCCACTTGGCTATTCTATAGACTATATAAATTTATTATCAAAAATTGCTGGATTTAAAATAGAGTTTGTTACTGGAACTTGGGATGAATCATTAAATAGAGCCTATAATAAAGAAATTGATATTATGATGAATATTGCAAGAACAAAAGATAGGGAAGAAAAGCTCTCTTACGTAAATGTTTATGCAAGAAATGTAAGTTCAATATTAACAAAAGATAATAGAAAAGATATTATAGACATAGAGTCTCTTTTTGGAAAAAAAGTATCTGTTATAAAAGGCTTTGTATATGAAAAATATTTAAAAAACAAATATCCAAAAATAGAAATTATAACCTATGATGACACACTTAGTACTATAAAAGCTGTAGTATATGGAGAAGTTGATGCAACTTTAGGTAAAACGGCAATTCTAAATAATATTATGCATGAAAATGTGATTAAAGGTTTAAAATATACAGCTGATGTAAAAGCTGATGATCCAGAGATGGAAAACTTATATATTGCAGTAAGAAATGATGCACCACAATTACATTCAATAATAACAAAAGCCATGAGAAAAGTCTCTATCCAAGATATAGATAAGCTCAAACTAAAATGGTTTGATGAAAAAAGAAAAATTAATTTTAGTAAAAAAGAATACAATTGGTTAGATAAAAAAACTGTAATAAAATATAGTGAAGTAAACTGGAAACCTTTATCAATTATTGAAAATGGTTCTATGTCAGGAATTATGGGAGATTATTTAAATATAGTATCAGAAGTGTCAGGTATTGAATTTAAATTTGTTCCATCTAGCTCTTGGCCTGATGTACTTGATAAATTTAAAAAAGGGGAAATTGATTTAGTACCTGGAATTGGAGATTCAAAAGAAGAAATACTTTTAGGTTTAGTTTCAAATCGATATGCTTCATATCCTATGGTTATCGTTACAAATGAAAATATTGATTATGTTGAATCTCTGGATAAGATCAAAGATAAAGTGTTTGCTATACCAAAATATTTTACAAGTTATAATTACATAAAAGCTCTATACCCGGATATTAAAATTATAGAAACAAGAAGTATTTTTGAAGCTTTATTAAAAGTATCTAACCATGAAGCTGATGTTTTTATAGGTCATATTGCCCCTGCACTATATAATATCTCAAAAATAGGAAAAGATAATCTTAAACTTGCTGGTCAAACGGGAAAAGACTTTAACCACCACTACCTAATAAATCCTAAAATGCCAGAGTTGCTGTCAATAGTAAATAAAGTTTTTAAAACAATATCAGAAAAAGATAGAGAAAAAATATATAATGGTTGGGTTAAGGTAAAAGTTGAAGAGAATAAAGGTTTTTCCCTTAAAAAAGTTTTATCATATGTTTTACCTATAATTATCATCATTCTAATTATTATAGCTATCATAGTATACTGGAATAAAAAATTAAGACAGCTTGTTGATAAGAAAACAGCAGATATCAAAAATCAAAAAGAACAACTTGAAAATACTTTAACATCTTTAGATAAAAATGTAATCTTTTCAAATACAGATAAAAAAGGAAATATTACAAAAGTAAGTACTGCATTTTGCAATACCTCTGGATATACAATTGAAGAATTAATAGGTCAATCACATAATATAATACGACATCCAGATATGTCACAAAAAATATTTAAACATCTTTGGAAAAATCTAAAAAATGAAAAAATATGGGAAGGTGAAATAAAAAATAAAAGAAAAGATGGCTCAGTATATTGGCTTTTTTCAAAAATAGAACCAGATTATGATAAAAATTCAAAACTTATAGGATATAAGGCTATAAGTCAAGATATTACAAATAAAAAAATCGTAGAAGATTTAAGTAAAAATCTTGAGCTTAAAGTGGAAGAAAGAACTATAGATTTAGAAAATGCGAAAAAAGAGATTGAACTTATTCACCAACAAACTCAAGATAGTATTGAATATGCTTCTTTAATCCAACATGCATTAATCCCAGAAAACTCATCTTTTAAAAAATTTTTTATTGACTATTTTGCAATTTGGAAGCCTAAAGATATTGTTGGTGGAGATATATATTTATTTGAAGAACTAAGAGATGAAGATGAATGTATATTAATGGTTATTGATTGTACAGGGCATGGAGTTCCTGGTGCATTTGTAACTATGTTGGTAAAAGCAATAGAGAGACAAATTATATCAAATATAAAAAATACAGATGAGATTGTTAACCCTGCAAAAATATTATCAATTTTTAATAAAAGTATGAAACATTTATTAAAACAAGAAGATGAAACTTCTATTTCAAATGCTGGCTTTGATGGTGGAATTCTTTATTATAATAAAAAAAATAATATAATGAAATTTGCAGGAGCAGAGACTTCTCTTTTCTATGAAGAGGATGGAGTTTTCACTGTATTAAAAGGGGATAGACAATCTATTGGATATAAAAAATCTGATAAGAATTATCAGTTTACAGAGCATACTATAGAGTTAAACAAAGGTATGCAATTTTATATTTCAACTGATGGATATATAGACCAAAATGGAGGTAAAAAAGGATTTCCATTTGGTAAAAGAAGATTTAAAAAACTTCTTGAAGAAAATTACAAATTACCATTTGCTGACCAACAAGAGATTCTTCTTTATGAAATGATGGAGTATCAAGGTGATTTTGAAAGAAATGATGATATGGCTCTAATAGGATTTAAAATATGA
- a CDS encoding SiaB family protein kinase yields MNIKMIQDIVEEDGIIFLTYGGFLSQSLISSMMEALEKEAKESDLNLGVASNIFTIFIELTQNMMNYSKTKNADCDKLNPQGLIVVTKDLEENYFIHSQNIITQKDKDKIQPKLEELIDLDREGVKKRYRELRRSGKDTHGKGGGIGFYEIAKRSDEIKFSFREINKDKFYFHFIAKIVTNKEK; encoded by the coding sequence ATGAATATAAAGATGATTCAAGATATTGTAGAAGAAGATGGAATTATATTTTTAACTTATGGTGGTTTTCTTTCTCAATCATTAATCTCATCAATGATGGAGGCTTTAGAAAAAGAAGCAAAAGAGAGTGATTTAAATTTAGGTGTAGCAAGTAATATTTTTACTATTTTTATTGAATTGACACAAAATATGATGAATTATTCAAAAACAAAAAATGCTGATTGTGATAAATTGAATCCACAAGGATTGATTGTTGTTACAAAAGATTTAGAAGAAAACTATTTTATACACAGTCAAAATATTATTACACAAAAAGATAAAGATAAAATTCAACCAAAATTAGAAGAGTTGATTGATTTAGATAGAGAAGGGGTAAAAAAAAGATATAGAGAATTAAGAAGAAGTGGTAAAGATACCCATGGCAAAGGTGGGGGAATTGGCTTTTATGAAATTGCAAAAAGAAGTGATGAAATAAAATTTAGTTTTAGGGAAATAAACAAAGATAAATTTTATTTTCATTTTATAGCAAAAATTGTTACAAATAAGGAGAAGTAA
- a CDS encoding glutathione peroxidase, whose protein sequence is MSIYDFTVKDIDGKEVSMSKYKDKVLLIVNVASKCGFTGQYEGLENLFEKYKNEDFMILGFPSNQFANQEPGTNEEIKEFCSLTFGVNFDMFSKVDVNGDDATPLYKYLKSNSPGVLGTEAIKWNFTKFLIDKNGKIIQRYGSVTEPKDIEPKIVELLGK, encoded by the coding sequence ATGAGTATATATGATTTTACAGTTAAGGATATTGATGGGAAAGAGGTATCAATGTCTAAATATAAAGACAAAGTTTTATTGATAGTAAATGTAGCTAGTAAGTGTGGGTTTACAGGTCAATATGAAGGTTTGGAAAATCTTTTTGAAAAGTATAAAAATGAAGATTTTATGATTTTAGGTTTCCCTTCAAATCAGTTTGCAAATCAAGAGCCAGGTACTAATGAAGAGATTAAAGAGTTTTGTAGTCTTACATTTGGAGTGAACTTTGATATGTTTTCAAAAGTTGATGTAAATGGTGATGACGCGACACCATTATACAAATATCTAAAAAGCAATTCTCCTGGAGTTTTAGGAACAGAAGCTATTAAATGGAATTTTACAAAGTTCTTAATAGATAAAAATGGTAAAATTATTCAAAGATATGGTTCAGTAACAGAACCAAAAGATATAGAACCAAAAATTGTTGAACTTTTAGGTAAATAA